The Ornithinimicrobium sufpigmenti genome includes the window CGTCGAGAGCGAGCTGAACCGCCGCCTCCGACTCGCTGTCCAGATGGGCGGTGGCCTCGTCCAGGACGACCACCGCAGGTGACTTCAGCAGCAGCCGCGCGATCGCCAGGCGCTGCTTCTCGCCCCCGGAGAGCCGGTGGCCCCGGTCGCCGACCACGGTGTCCAGCCCGTCGGGCAGGCGCCGGACCAGGTCGGCAATCTGGGCGCCCTCCAGGGCGGCCCACACCTCCTCCTCGGTGGCCTCGGGCCGGGCATAGAGCAGGTTGGCCCGCACGCTGTCGTTGAACATGTGCGCCTCCTGCGTCACCACCCCGACGGTCTCCCGCAGTGAGGAGAAGGAAGCGGTCCGCAGGTCCACGTCACCGATGCGCACCGTCCCCGAGGTCGGGTCGTAGAGCCGGGAGACCAGCGCGGTCAGCGTGGTCTTGCCCGCCCCCGACGGCCCCACCAGCGCCACCATCGACCCGGCCGGGACCTGGGCCGTGATGCCGGTGAGCACGGGGCCACCGTCGGCGGTCTCCCCACCCTCCGGGCGGTGCTCCAGCGAGGCCAGCGAGACCTCGTCGGAGGCCGGGTAGGCGAAGTCGACGTCCTCGAGGGTCACCCCCACCGGCCCGGACGGGATGTCGACGGGCTCGTCGGCCTCGCGGACGAGCGGCTGGAGGTCGAGCACCTCGAAGATCCGCTCGAAGCTGACGATCGCCGTCATGATGTCGACGCGCACATTCGACAGGGCGGTGAGCGGGGCGTAGAGCTGGGCCAGCAGCGCCGCCATCGCCACCAGGGTGCCGGTGGTCAGCTCCCCCGCGATCGCCATCAGCCCGCCCATCCCGTAGACCAGCGCGGTGGCCAAGGACGCGACCAGCCCCAGGCCGGCCAGGAAGATCACCCGGTTGACCGCGATGGCCACCCCGGCGTCGCGCACCCCGCGGGCGCGCTCGGCATACTCCTGCTCCTCCTGGCGCGGACGGCCGAAGAGCCGCACCAGCAGCGCCCCCGCGACGTTGAACCGCTCGGTCATCCGGGTCTGCATGTCGGCGTTGAGGACCATCTGGCGCCGGGTCAGCGCCGACAGCCGGGCGCCCATGAGCCGGGCCGGCACCAGGAACAGCGGCAGCAGCAGCAGCGCCAGCACGGTGATCTGCCAGCTCATCGACAGCAGCGCCACGACGATGAAGACCATCGTGACCACGTTGCCCAGGAGCCCGGAGAGCACCGAGGTGAACGCCGCCTGGGCCCCGATGACGTCGGAGTTCAGGCGGGAGACCAGCGCACCGGTCTGGGCCCGGGTGAAGAACGCCACCGGTTGGCGCAGCACGTGCGCGAAGACCTCGCGCCGCAGGTCGAGGATCAGCCCTTCCCCGATGCGCGAGCTGACCCATCGGGTCACGACCGTGGTCACCGCCCCGACGAAGGCCAGCCCGGCCACCACCAGGCCCCAGCGGATGACGACGCCCCGCTCCCCCAGCTCCACACCGTCGTCGATGATCCGCTGCAGCAGCAGGGGCACCGCCACCGCGACCACCCCGCCCAGCACGGCGAGGAACAGGTAGGCCACCACCTCGGGCACGAACGGCCGACCGTATGCGGCCACCCGCCGGGCGGTCTCCCGGCCCACCTTGTGCGAGCGCACGCTGGGGTCCTTGGTGAAGCTGTGGATCCCGCCCCGGACACCGGGCATCGTCATGTCAGCTCCTCACTGCGGCGGCTCAGGCGAGCGCGATCAGGTCCTCGTAGTCCCGTCCCCAGAGGTCCTCCACACCGTCCGGCAGCAGCAGGACACGCTCGGGCTCCAGGGCCTGCACGGCACCCTCGTCGTGGCTGACGAGGACGACCGCACCCTCGTAGGAGCGCAGGGCGGCCAGGACTTCTTCCCGGGAGGCCGGGTCCAGGTTGTTCGTCGGCTCGTCGAGCAGCAGCACATTGGCCGCGGAGACGACCAGGATGGCCAGCGCCAGCCGCGTCTTCTCCCCGCCCGAGAGCACCCCGGCGGGCTTGTCGACGTCGTCGCCGGAGAAGAGGAAGGAGCCCAGCACCTTGCGGGTGTCGGTCTCGTCCAGGTCAGGCGCGGCGGACTTCATGTTCTCCAGCACCGAGCGGGTGACGTCGAGGGTCTCGTGCTCCTGGGCGTAGTAGCCGAGCTTGAGACCGTGCCCCGGCAGAACCGCCCCGGTGTCGGGCTGGTCGATGCCGGCCAGCAGCCGCAGCAGCGTGGTCTTGCCGGCACCGTTGAGGCCGAGCACGACCACCTTGGAGCCACGGTCGATGGCCAGGTCGACGTCGGTGAAGATCTCCAGGGAGCCGTAGGAGCGGGAGAGCCCCTCCGCCATGAGCGGCGTCTTCCCGCAGGGGGCCGGGGTCGGGAAGCGGAGCTTGGCCACCTTGTCGCTCTGCCGCTCCCCCTCCAGCCCGGCCAGCATCCGCTCGGCCCGGCGGGCCATGTTCTGCGCAGCCACGGCCTTGGTCGCCTTGGCGCGCATCTTGTCGGCCTGCACCATCAGCGCGGCGGCCTTCTTCTCGGTGTTGGCCCGCTCGCGGTGCCGTCGCCGCTCGTCCGCCTCGCGCTGGGCCAGGTAGTTCTTCCAGCCCATGTTGTAGACGTCCATCACCTGACGGTTGGCGTCGAGGTAGAAGACCTTGTTCACCACCTGGT containing:
- a CDS encoding ABC transporter ATP-binding protein, whose translation is MTMPGVRGGIHSFTKDPSVRSHKVGRETARRVAAYGRPFVPEVVAYLFLAVLGGVVAVAVPLLLQRIIDDGVELGERGVVIRWGLVVAGLAFVGAVTTVVTRWVSSRIGEGLILDLRREVFAHVLRQPVAFFTRAQTGALVSRLNSDVIGAQAAFTSVLSGLLGNVVTMVFIVVALLSMSWQITVLALLLLPLFLVPARLMGARLSALTRRQMVLNADMQTRMTERFNVAGALLVRLFGRPRQEEQEYAERARGVRDAGVAIAVNRVIFLAGLGLVASLATALVYGMGGLMAIAGELTTGTLVAMAALLAQLYAPLTALSNVRVDIMTAIVSFERIFEVLDLQPLVREADEPVDIPSGPVGVTLEDVDFAYPASDEVSLASLEHRPEGGETADGGPVLTGITAQVPAGSMVALVGPSGAGKTTLTALVSRLYDPTSGTVRIGDVDLRTASFSSLRETVGVVTQEAHMFNDSVRANLLYARPEATEEEVWAALEGAQIADLVRRLPDGLDTVVGDRGHRLSGGEKQRLAIARLLLKSPAVVVLDEATAHLDSESEAAVQLALDEALHGRTSLVIAHRLSTVRDADLILVLERGRIVEQGTHPELLALGGLYAALHRTQFGVAPAVDGG
- a CDS encoding ABC-F family ATP-binding cassette domain-containing protein; the encoded protein is MITAAGVEIRVGSRLLMEDVTFRVGPGDRVGLVGRNGAGKTTLTKILAGDGQPAAGTISRTGEIGYLPQDPRTGDLEVLGRDRILSARGLDEVIRGMRAAEEAMGQADGEAREKAMRRYSRLEAEFTSRGGYAAESEAASIASSLGLPDRVLGQPLNTLSGGQRRRIELARILFSGAETLLLDEPTNHLDADSVVWLRDHLKTYSGGLMVISHDVALIDQVVNKVFYLDANRQVMDVYNMGWKNYLAQREADERRRHRERANTEKKAAALMVQADKMRAKATKAVAAQNMARRAERMLAGLEGERQSDKVAKLRFPTPAPCGKTPLMAEGLSRSYGSLEIFTDVDLAIDRGSKVVVLGLNGAGKTTLLRLLAGIDQPDTGAVLPGHGLKLGYYAQEHETLDVTRSVLENMKSAAPDLDETDTRKVLGSFLFSGDDVDKPAGVLSGGEKTRLALAILVVSAANVLLLDEPTNNLDPASREEVLAALRSYEGAVVLVSHDEGAVQALEPERVLLLPDGVEDLWGRDYEDLIALA